The following are encoded in a window of Glandiceps talaboti chromosome 5, keGlaTala1.1, whole genome shotgun sequence genomic DNA:
- the LOC144435831 gene encoding tolloid-like protein 2 has translation MEISSKLVFYTFFYILYRSVVRVSSQVCNVNPGNTSTPVSPCHNGGTCLETQEETGLSYLCLCDVGWHGNDCNDLIRQTETCGGVYSSKSGQLSSPMYPNNYTLRAECVYFIKIPNAKAIKLVFLDFSMENGRDTFEYGTGPTVDYRIKLGTYTGSVIPQPIVLQNNSVWILFSSDRSISDKGWKLDYTADFDNCVSNHPSSPVCRNDGNCTDGFQEFYCQCVPGYTGSQCETELSPEVGTALEDIALETTSVEPVFSALEEEIDVLKRVIVGLSLLSALVIGFLITALVLKRSHNNNKARFLPESTKSKQRGSISRFRRGSSKVRRNGPYAVARRSTDPRHDNRVIVEITPSQRSNDRPSEEMGEDNKTCVVADEI, from the exons TTTGTAATGTTAACCCCGGAAACACATCAACACCTGTATCGCCGTGTCACAATGGTGGTACGTGCCTTGAAACTCAGGAAGAAACAGGATTGTCATATCTTTGTTTGTGTGATGTCGGTTGGCATGGTAACGATTGCAATGACTTGATCA GACAAACTGAAACATGTGGTGGTGTATATTCATCTAAAAGTGGACAGCTTTCGTCACCAATGTATCCAAATAACTACACACTGCGAGCAgaatgtgtctatttcatcaaGATTCCAAATGCCAAGGCGATCAAGTTAGTTTTCCTCGATTTTTCAATGGAAAATGGTAGAGACACATTTGAATATGGTACGGGTCCAACTGTGGATTATAGAATCAAACTAGGGACGTACACCGGTTCAGTAATACCACAAccaattgtattacaaaataaCAGTGTTTGGATTTTATTTTCATCGGATCGTTCCATTTCTGACAAGGGGTGGAAACTCGATTACACGGCAG aCTTTGATAATTGTGTGTCAAATCACCCATCGTCACCTGTATGCAGAAATGATGGAAATTGTACAGATGGCTTTCAAGAGTTTTATTGCCAGTGTGTTCCAGGATATACAGGCAGTCAATGTGAAACGG AATTGTCTCCGGAAGTCGGCACCGCATTAGAAGATATTGCCTTGGAAACCACAAGTGTAGAACCGGTGTTTTCAGCACTGGAAGAAGAAATTGACGTCTTAAAACGAGTCATTGTTGGTTTATCACTCCTTTCAGCCTTGGTAATTGGGTTCCTCATCACCGCACTTGTGTTAAAAagatcacacaacaacaacaaagcacGATTTCTCCCAGAATCCACGAAGTCAAAACAAAGAGGATCGATATCGCGTTTTCGAAGAGGGAGTTCAAAAGTAAGAAGGAATGGACCATATGCTGTTGCTAGGAGATCGACGGATCCAAGACACGACAACAGAGTTATTGTAGAAATTACACCCAGCCAAAGAAGTAATGACAGGCCAAGCGAAGAAATGGGAGAGGACAATAAAACATGTG TTGTGGCTGACGAAATATGA
- the LOC144435322 gene encoding uncharacterized protein LOC144435322: protein MTSGVKPDDSCIEIFKQMQLQHAYKFITFKKSDDKKSIVIDQTSTGGTWDDFCEVLPKKEGRYAVFDFEYNLTAGGLRNKLVFILWNPEEGPTTEKIWYTTSKGALRNKLPAITQEVQATDNEELDYDDILNKISKGLTN from the exons ATG aCTTCTGGTGTTAAGCCTGATGATTCTTGTATTGAAATTTTCAAGCAGATGCAGCTACAGCACGCCTACAAATTTATAACTTTTAAAAAGTCTGATGACAAAAAGTCTATTGTAATCGACCAAACATCAACAGGTGGAACGTGGGACGATTTCTGTGAAGTTTTGCCAAAGAAAGAAGGGCGATATgctgtttttgattttgaatacAACTTAACTGCTGGTGGTTTGAGAAATAAGTTGGTTTTCATTTTATG GAATCCAGAAGAAGGGCCCACAACTGAGAAAATCTGGTACACAACAAGTAAGGGAGCTTTACGCAATAAGCTACCTGCTATCACTCAGGAAGTCCAAGCTACAGATAACGAAGAGTTAGATTATGATGACATACTTAACAAAATCTCAAAGGGATTAACAAATTAA